A window of the Capricornis sumatraensis isolate serow.1 chromosome 9, serow.2, whole genome shotgun sequence genome harbors these coding sequences:
- the LOC138085473 gene encoding olfactory receptor 7E178-like, translating to MEPQNLTGVSEFLLLGLSDDPDLQPLLFGLFLSMYLVTILGNLLIILAVSSDSHLHIPMYIFLSNLSLTDVSFSTTTIPKMLVSLQKHRKSITYAGCLTQLTFFSLFAFLESLLLTVMAYDRLVAICHPLHYLVIMNPRFCGLLVLVSFSISLLTSLLHYLMVSQLTFCAEVGIPHFFCELSQLLNLSCSDTFINNILIYFIGAILGGVPLSGIIYSYTRIISSILRVSSSDGKYKAFSTCGSHLSVVCLFYGTGLGVYLSSTVSSSRRKSAVASVMYTVVTPMLNPFIYSLRNKDITSALWRIIIRKA from the coding sequence ATGGAACCACAGAATCTAACAGGTGTCTCAGAATTCCTCCTGCTGGGCCTCTCAGATGATCCAGACCTGCAGCCCCTCCTCTTTGGGCTCTTCCTGTCCATGTACCTGGTCACCATCCTAGGGAACCTGCTCATCATCCTGGCTGTCAGCTCTGATTCCCACCTCCACATTCCCATGTATATCTTCCTTTCTAACCTATCATTGACTGATGTCAGTTtcagcaccaccaccatccccaagATGCTAGTGAGCCTCCAGAAACATAGGAAATCCATCACCTATGCAGGCTGCCTAACTCAACtcacctttttttctctttttgcatttttGGAGAGTCTCCTTCTGAcggtgatggcctatgaccggttGGTGGCCATTTGTCACCCCCTACACTACCTGGTCATCATGAACCCCCGCTTCTGTGGCTTGTTGGTCCTGGTGTCATTTTCCATCAGCCTTTTGACCTCCCTGCTGCACTATTTGATGGTGTCACAGCTTACCTTCTGTGCAGAAGTGGGAATTCCTCATTTCTTTTGTGAACTTTCTCAGCTCCTCAACCTTTCCTGTTCTGACACCTTCATCAATAACATATTAATCTATTTCATTGGTGCCATCTTGGGTGGAGTTCCACTCTCAGGGATCATTTACTCTTATACTCGAATTATATCTTCCATTCTGAGAGTCTCCTCATCAGATGGGAAGTACAAAGCCTTCTCTACCTGTGGTTCTCATCTGTCagttgtttgcttattttatggAACTGGCCTTGGGGTGTATCTCAGCTCCACTGTCTCATCTTCCCGTAGGAAGAGTGCAGTGGCCTCAGTGATGTACACTGTGGTCACCCCTATGCTGAACCCCTTCATCTACAGCCTAAGGAACAAGGACATCACGAGTGCCCTGTGGAGAATTATCATCAGAAAAGCCTAA
- the LOC138085439 gene encoding olfactory receptor 7E178-like: MEKKNLTGVSEFLLLGLSDDPDLQPLLFGLFLSMYLVTVLGNLLLILAVSSDFHLHTPMYFFLSNLSLTDVSFSTTTIPKMLMNLQTHSKSITYAGCLTQLTFFSLFAFLESLLLTVMAYDRLVAICHPLHYLVIMNPRFCGLLVLVSFSISLLTSLLHYLMVSQLTFCAEVGIPHFFCDPPQLFTLSCSDTFINNILIYFIGAILGGVPLSGILYSYTRIISSILRVSSSGGKYKAFSTCGSHLSVVCLFYGTGLGVYLSSAVSSSHRKGAVASVMYTVVTPMLNPFIYSLRNKDIKSALWKIIIRRT, from the coding sequence atggaaaaaaagaatttaacgGGTGTCTCTGAATTCCTTCTCTTGGGCCTCTCGGATGATCCAGACCTGCAGCCCCTTCTCTTTGGGCTCTTCCTGTCCATGTACCTGGTCACCGTGCTTGGGAACCTGCTCCTCATCCTGGCTGTCAGCTCCGATTTTCACCTCCACACCCctatgtacttcttcctctccaatttGTCCTTGACTGATGTCAGTTtcagcaccaccaccatccccaagATGCTAATGAACCTCCAAACACACAGCAAATCCATCACCTATGCAGGCTGCCTAACTCAACtcacctttttttctctttttgcatttttGGAGAGTCTCCTTCTGacagtgatggcctatgaccggttGGTGGCCATTTGTCACCCTCTACACTACTTGGTCATCATGAACCCCCGCTTCTGTGGCTTGTTGGTCCTGGTGTCATTTTCCATCAGCCTTTTGACCTCCCTGCTGCACTATTTGATGGTGTCACAGCTTACCTTCTGTGCAGAAGTGGGAATTCCTCATTTCTTTTGTGATCCTCCTCAACTCTTCACCCTTTCCTGTTCTGACACCTTCATCAATAACATATTAATCTATTTCATTGGTGCCATCTTGGGTGGAGTTCCACTCTCGGGGATCCTTTACTCCTATACTCGAATTATTTCCTCCATTCTAAGAGTTTCATCTTCAGGTGGAAAGTAcaaagccttctccacctgtggtTCTCACCTgtcagttgtttgtttgttttatggaaCTGGCCTTGGGGTGTACCTCAGCTCAGCTGTCTCATCTTCTCATAGGAAGGGTGCAGTGGCCTCAGTAATGTACACTGTGGTCACCCCTATGCTGAACCCCTTTATCTACAGCCTAAGGAACAAGGACATAAAGAGTGCCCTCTGGAAGATTATTATCAGAAGAACCTAA